The Cucumis melo cultivar AY chromosome 5, USDA_Cmelo_AY_1.0, whole genome shotgun sequence genome has a segment encoding these proteins:
- the LOC103496910 gene encoding uncharacterized protein LOC103496910 isoform X2, whose translation MSQPGNPANSSTSNSSIPVSEAYWSLVDKADRKFSKIRDLPYYERNSYDAYFHKAFKVYTQLWKFQQENRQKLVEVGLKRWEIGEIASRIAQLYFGQYMRTSEASYLSESYVFYEAIMTREYFKDGLFQDVSLANKQLRFLSRFLMVCLVLNRREMVHQLVNQLKMLLDECKRTFQETDFREWKLVVQEIMKFLKADTAFMNIRPFRYSVVLEPHPDSLTPVPSTVTTRCLRLQDAILSSYNHNEVKFSELTLDTFRMIQSLEWEPSGSFYRPNNRSGQNGGTGPSRSNFSQDIVDPTLPSNPRKSILYRPSVTHFLAVLATICEEMASDGVLLIYLSAAAGTDLGCESINNAEDIDKTKSPCSQVEGGYKGLQSRCLSFGTRGKGGLSCIYPSDLVPFTRRPFLLVIDSDGSEAFETIHGAEKGEPAAMLLSPSATSHAVATDYSRHGSLFTLFLTAPLHAFCLLLGISGSDVEMDTFSKAENVLSSSLSEWGQLLVTSESLDQVWAQILNDPFIRRLLLRFIFCRTVLTLYVPTLGKKEYVPRCVPSLPSVVDPTTATLQSVVMKIANILGVSRSFVFSENLLLSEN comes from the exons ATGTCGCAGCCGGGAAATCCGGCCAATAGCAGCACCAGCAACAGTAGCATTCCAGTGAGCGAAGCCTACTGGTCTCTTGTTGACAAAGCTGACCGGAAGTTCTCCAAAATCAGGGACCTGCCTTATTACGAGCGCAATAG CTACGATGCGTATTTCCACAAGGCGTTCaaagtgtacacacagttatgGAAGTTTCAGCAAGAGAATCGTCAGAAGTTGGTGGAGGTAGGGCTAAAGAGATGGGAGATTGGCGAGATTGCTTCACGAATTGCTCAGCTTTACTTTGGGCAATACATGAGGACCAGTGAGGCGAGCTATTTGTCTGAGTCTTATGTATTTTATGAAGCAATAATGACTCGAGAGTACTTCAAGGATGGATTGTTTCAAGATGTCAGTCTTGCGAACAAGCAGTTGAGATTCCTGTCCAGATTTCTGATGGTGTGCCTGGTTTTGAATCGAAGAGAAATGGTGCATCAGTTGGTTAATCAGCTCAAAATGTTGCTCGATGAGTGTAAGAGAACATTCCAG GAAACGGACTTTAGAGAATGGAAGCTGGTAGTTCAGGaaataatgaaatttttgaaagCAGACACAGCCTTTATGAATATCAGGCCTTTCAGATATAGTGTTGTGTTAGAGCCTCATCCAGATTCTCTAACACCTGTTCCTTCAACGGTTACAACAAGATGCTTGAGGTTACAGGATGCTATTCTGAGTAGCTACAATCATAATGAG GTCAAGTTTTCTGAGCTCACGCTAGACACTTTCAGGATGATCCAGAGCCTGGAGTGGGAGCCCAGTGGCTCATTTTATCGACCAAATAATAGAAGTGGGCAGAATGGTGGTACTGGGCCAAGCCGCAGTAACTTCTCACAGGATATAGTTGATCCTACTCTCCCATCCAATCCTCGGAAGTCAATTTTATACCGTCCTTCAGTGACACATTTTTTAGCA GTTCTAGCTACAATTTGTGAGGAGATGGCAAGTGATGGGGTTCTCTTGATATATTTGTCAGCTGCAG CTGGCACTGATCTAGGCTGTGAGTCTATCAACAATGCGGAGGATATTGATAAAACCAAGTCTCCTTGCAGTCAGGTTGAAGGAGGTTATAAAGGTCTCCAAAGTCGTTGCTTATCATTTGGCACTCGTGGAAAAGGAG GATTAAGCTGCATATATCCAAGCGATTTGGTTCCATTTACTAGAAGACCATTTCTTTTAGTTATTGATAGTGATGGCAGCGAAGCATTTGAG ACTATTCATGGAGCAGAAAAGGGAGAGCCAGCTGCAATGCTGTTATCTCCCTCTGCTACTAGTCATGCTGTTGCTACCGATTATTCCCGTCATGGAAGCCTTTTCACCCTCTTTCTCACCGCCCCTCTGCATGCTTTCTGTCTATTGCTCGGTATCTCAGGTTCTGATGTTGAAATG GATACATTTAGTAAAGCTGAGAACGTGCTATCCTCGTCATTAAGTGAGTGGGGGCAGTTATTGGTGACATCAGAGAGCCTTGACCAAGTTTGGGCACAGATTTTGAATGATCCATTCATAAGGAGACTTCTCTTGAG ATTTATATTCTGTCGTACTGTGTTAACACTCTACGTGCCAACCTTGGGTAAGAAGGAATATGTTCCGAGGTGTGTGCCATCTCTGCCCTCCGTCGTCGATCCGACAACAGCAACATTGCAATCTGTAGTCATGAAGATAGCTAATATCCTTGGTGTAAGCCGCAGTTTCGTCTTCTCAGAAAACCTGCTACTTTCTGAAAACTAA
- the LOC103496910 gene encoding uncharacterized protein LOC103496910 isoform X1 yields MSQPGNPANSSTSNSSIPVSEAYWSLVDKADRKFSKIRDLPYYERNSYDAYFHKAFKVYTQLWKFQQENRQKLVEVGLKRWEIGEIASRIAQLYFGQYMRTSEASYLSESYVFYEAIMTREYFKDGLFQDVSLANKQLRFLSRFLMVCLVLNRREMVHQLVNQLKMLLDECKRTFQETDFREWKLVVQEIMKFLKADTAFMNIRPFRYSVVLEPHPDSLTPVPSTVTTRCLRLQDAILSSYNHNEVKFSELTLDTFRMIQSLEWEPSGSFYRPNNRSGQNGGTGPSRSNFSQDIVDPTLPSNPRKSILYRPSVTHFLAVLATICEEMASDGVLLIYLSAAGSGNNFLSSPAGTDLGCESINNAEDIDKTKSPCSQVEGGYKGLQSRCLSFGTRGKGGLSCIYPSDLVPFTRRPFLLVIDSDGSEAFETIHGAEKGEPAAMLLSPSATSHAVATDYSRHGSLFTLFLTAPLHAFCLLLGISGSDVEMDTFSKAENVLSSSLSEWGQLLVTSESLDQVWAQILNDPFIRRLLLRFIFCRTVLTLYVPTLGKKEYVPRCVPSLPSVVDPTTATLQSVVMKIANILGVSRSFVFSENLLLSEN; encoded by the exons ATGTCGCAGCCGGGAAATCCGGCCAATAGCAGCACCAGCAACAGTAGCATTCCAGTGAGCGAAGCCTACTGGTCTCTTGTTGACAAAGCTGACCGGAAGTTCTCCAAAATCAGGGACCTGCCTTATTACGAGCGCAATAG CTACGATGCGTATTTCCACAAGGCGTTCaaagtgtacacacagttatgGAAGTTTCAGCAAGAGAATCGTCAGAAGTTGGTGGAGGTAGGGCTAAAGAGATGGGAGATTGGCGAGATTGCTTCACGAATTGCTCAGCTTTACTTTGGGCAATACATGAGGACCAGTGAGGCGAGCTATTTGTCTGAGTCTTATGTATTTTATGAAGCAATAATGACTCGAGAGTACTTCAAGGATGGATTGTTTCAAGATGTCAGTCTTGCGAACAAGCAGTTGAGATTCCTGTCCAGATTTCTGATGGTGTGCCTGGTTTTGAATCGAAGAGAAATGGTGCATCAGTTGGTTAATCAGCTCAAAATGTTGCTCGATGAGTGTAAGAGAACATTCCAG GAAACGGACTTTAGAGAATGGAAGCTGGTAGTTCAGGaaataatgaaatttttgaaagCAGACACAGCCTTTATGAATATCAGGCCTTTCAGATATAGTGTTGTGTTAGAGCCTCATCCAGATTCTCTAACACCTGTTCCTTCAACGGTTACAACAAGATGCTTGAGGTTACAGGATGCTATTCTGAGTAGCTACAATCATAATGAG GTCAAGTTTTCTGAGCTCACGCTAGACACTTTCAGGATGATCCAGAGCCTGGAGTGGGAGCCCAGTGGCTCATTTTATCGACCAAATAATAGAAGTGGGCAGAATGGTGGTACTGGGCCAAGCCGCAGTAACTTCTCACAGGATATAGTTGATCCTACTCTCCCATCCAATCCTCGGAAGTCAATTTTATACCGTCCTTCAGTGACACATTTTTTAGCA GTTCTAGCTACAATTTGTGAGGAGATGGCAAGTGATGGGGTTCTCTTGATATATTTGTCAGCTGCAG GCAGTGGAAATAATTTTTTATCTTCCCCAGCTGGCACTGATCTAGGCTGTGAGTCTATCAACAATGCGGAGGATATTGATAAAACCAAGTCTCCTTGCAGTCAGGTTGAAGGAGGTTATAAAGGTCTCCAAAGTCGTTGCTTATCATTTGGCACTCGTGGAAAAGGAG GATTAAGCTGCATATATCCAAGCGATTTGGTTCCATTTACTAGAAGACCATTTCTTTTAGTTATTGATAGTGATGGCAGCGAAGCATTTGAG ACTATTCATGGAGCAGAAAAGGGAGAGCCAGCTGCAATGCTGTTATCTCCCTCTGCTACTAGTCATGCTGTTGCTACCGATTATTCCCGTCATGGAAGCCTTTTCACCCTCTTTCTCACCGCCCCTCTGCATGCTTTCTGTCTATTGCTCGGTATCTCAGGTTCTGATGTTGAAATG GATACATTTAGTAAAGCTGAGAACGTGCTATCCTCGTCATTAAGTGAGTGGGGGCAGTTATTGGTGACATCAGAGAGCCTTGACCAAGTTTGGGCACAGATTTTGAATGATCCATTCATAAGGAGACTTCTCTTGAG ATTTATATTCTGTCGTACTGTGTTAACACTCTACGTGCCAACCTTGGGTAAGAAGGAATATGTTCCGAGGTGTGTGCCATCTCTGCCCTCCGTCGTCGATCCGACAACAGCAACATTGCAATCTGTAGTCATGAAGATAGCTAATATCCTTGGTGTAAGCCGCAGTTTCGTCTTCTCAGAAAACCTGCTACTTTCTGAAAACTAA